From the Mycoplasmatota bacterium genome, one window contains:
- a CDS encoding ComEA family DNA-binding protein, whose product MFDEIDKKSKWLIFLIITNIITISFSFYMFFDKKDTGIVEQEKIVVQISGEINHPDVYEVEIGTRLRQLIQFAGGFTEDANINAVNQAILLCDEMKISIPTIDNSNPNQSMEDGKININTADLALLMSLNGIGEVKAEAIIHFRDKYGYFKSIEEIQLVTGIGDKTYENIKDYICC is encoded by the coding sequence ATGTTTGATGAAATCGATAAAAAAAGCAAATGGTTAATTTTTTTAATTATCACAAATATAATAACTATTAGTTTTTCTTTTTATATGTTTTTTGATAAAAAGGATACAGGTATTGTTGAACAAGAAAAAATAGTTGTTCAAATATCAGGTGAAATTAATCATCCTGATGTTTATGAAGTAGAAATAGGAACAAGATTAAGGCAATTGATTCAATTTGCCGGTGGATTTACAGAAGATGCAAATATAAATGCAGTAAATCAAGCGATTTTGCTATGTGATGAAATGAAAATTTCTATTCCAACCATTGATAATAGTAATCCCAATCAAAGTATGGAAGATGGAAAAATAAATATTAATACAGCGGATTTGGCCTTACTAATGTCATTAAACGGGATAGGAGAAGTGAAAGCAGAAGCAATCATACATTTCAGAGATAAATATGGTTATTTTAAATCAATTGAAGAAATTCAATTAGTGACTGGAATTGGAGATAAGACTTATGAGAATATCAAAGATTATATATGTTGTTAA